The Chloroherpetonaceae bacterium genome has a segment encoding these proteins:
- a CDS encoding transglutaminase-like domain-containing protein yields the protein MRSQISDTKIQAALSLLDDEDPGVFQTVSKELIRAIQSDHPDASEIMRVMVQKKNEAPDRISSRIEELIDEIQFQKLSPQFLRGFMDNASLETYAFLVMQIGYPDVDLEKYRRELQRLESLLRIEYFTSTMSEIDKIFMMSVILFEKEGYRGNTAGYYEPDNSYLNRVIDRKLGIPITLGAIYLILAERFRLPVFGVNMPGHFLLKYETPGGEERFIDPFNQGRILDKQDCIRFLQNQGYGAVDQYFSKASSLDILERMLNNLRNSYREMGHRQKTQTIERYLSLILDFRGKPLFPPSSSFESDDLEEA from the coding sequence ATGCGTTCCCAAATCTCCGATACGAAGATTCAGGCAGCACTCTCGCTTCTTGATGACGAAGACCCGGGCGTATTCCAAACCGTGAGCAAAGAGTTGATTCGCGCTATCCAATCCGACCACCCCGACGCCTCCGAGATTATGCGCGTGATGGTGCAAAAGAAAAATGAAGCCCCAGACCGTATTTCCAGCCGCATTGAAGAGCTGATTGATGAAATTCAATTTCAAAAACTCTCGCCGCAATTTCTGCGCGGGTTTATGGATAATGCCTCGCTGGAGACATATGCATTCTTGGTGATGCAAATTGGCTACCCAGATGTGGACTTGGAAAAGTATCGCCGAGAACTCCAACGCTTGGAGTCGCTTCTTCGCATTGAATACTTTACCTCCACGATGAGCGAGATTGACAAAATTTTTATGATGAGCGTGATTCTTTTCGAGAAGGAAGGCTACCGTGGCAACACCGCTGGCTACTATGAACCAGATAACAGCTACCTCAATCGTGTCATAGATAGAAAGTTAGGCATTCCTATCACGCTCGGGGCAATTTACCTTATCTTAGCTGAGCGTTTCCGATTACCTGTCTTTGGTGTGAATATGCCCGGACACTTTTTGCTCAAGTATGAAACGCCGGGCGGCGAAGAGCGTTTCATTGACCCCTTTAATCAAGGTCGCATTTTAGATAAGCAAGACTGCATTCGCTTCCTGCAAAATCAAGGCTACGGCGCAGTTGACCAATACTTTTCCAAAGCCTCCTCACTTGACATTCTCGAGCGAATGCTTAACAATTTGCGCAACAGCTATCGCGAGATGGGTCATCGTCAAAAGACACAAACGATTGAGCGCTATCTTAGCCTCATCTTGGACTTTCGTGGCAAACCGCTTTTCCCACCCAGCTCATCATTCGAATCCGATGACTTGGAAGAAGCCTGA